The Prochlorococcus marinus XMU1419 nucleotide sequence AAGATCCTGCTTTGCACCACATATCAATGCTTATGAGTGGTAATTCTTTATTATCCACGAATACACATTTAGTTTCGCTTGAGTGGGTATAGTAGTTAACGTCTCCTACATTCATCTGAATTCTCTTATTAAACTCTATTTTGGTACTTTTTAGCCTTGTTGTCTGAATCCTTAACTAAAACAAAATTAACAGACCCTCTTATTTTGGACTTGTTGCGAAATATTAGAGAGCATAGATCCATGCTTGAGAACCTCAAGAGTATAAAAGTTGATCCAAATCTTACTAACATAATATCTAACGAGATAGGTAGAGAATTTTATATAGAGAACGAATTTCATAAAGCGAACGGATTTAGAAAGCTCCATATCGAAGTGGCAGAATTTTCAAAGAGTCTTAAAATTTTACACTGTGTTTTCTTTCCTGATCCAAAGTTTGATATACCAATTTTTGGGATGGATTTAGTAAAAATAAATGATATTGTTTCTGCTGCAATTGTTGACTTATCTCCTGTTTCTCAAAATCAAGGTTCGAAATACGATAAATTTCTTTCTGAAGTTGATAAAAGTTCTTTCACCTCATTGAGAGAAATTCCTAACTGGGGTGAAATTTTTTCTAAAAATGTATTTTTTGCTTCTCTAAAAAGTAATTCTGAAAAAAATGATTTTTGTAGAGTAGTTGATCAATATCTCGATATTTTGATCAAACTAAATAAAGAGGCAAAACCTGACTATGAGAAGGAAATTATTCAAGAAAGAATAAATTATCAAAGGAATTATTGTTTGCAACAGATGAAAAACGAGAAGACAAGCATGGTTCTCTTAAAATATTTTGATGCAAAATGGGTAGATAATTATATAAAAAGTGTTCTCTTTGATTTTTAATGAAATTAAAAACATTTAAAAATTTATTAATTTATTTATTATTATTTACTCCATTATCTCTTGGGATTATTTCCTGTTCTAGCAATAGTAAATCTAGTTCTAAATTAAATCAGGAAATAAATGAAGATTTTGTACCCCCAATTACAGCTGTTGCTGCACTAGGTCAACTTTCTCCTTTGGGAGAGATTAGGCAGTTAGAAGCTCCTATAAGTCAGTTTGGCTCATCCCCTCGTATTGTAGAAATCTTGGTTAATGAAGGGGATTTTGTGAAAAAAGGAGATGTCCTTGCAATTTTTGAAAATAGAAAAAAGTTAATTTCTGATCTAGAAAGAAATGAAAATCTTATTAATATTATTGACGATGAAATTACCCTTAAGAAAGATCAAATTCAGAGGTATGAATTGGCATTAAGCAAAGATGCATATTCTTTTGTTCAGTTTTCTCAGAGAAAAGATGAATTATTAAAGTTGCAGAAACAAAAGATAAACCTAATTGGAGATCAAAAAATTATCAAAATAGACCTATTCAATTCAAAACTAAGGAGTCCAATTGATGGTTTTATCCTTGGGATAAATACTAGAGTTGGAGAAAGGCCTAAAAATGATGGGATATTGGATATTGGTTCTAGTCAAAAAATGCAAGCTCTGATAGAGGTTTATGAATCAGATATCGATAGAGTCTTTATCTCTCAGAATGTTGAATTGAGTAGTGAGAATGGAGGTTTTCAAAAAAATCTTAAGGGAAAAGTAATTAGGATAAGTCCTCAGGTAAAACAAAGAAAAGTTTTATCGACTGATCCAACGGGAGATGCTGATGCGCGAATTATCGAGGTACTTGTAAAACTAGATCAAGATTCTATAGACATCGTGAAAAATTTTGCTGGAATGAAAGTTATTGCGAAATTTATCCCTTAATGAGTTTTTCTTTTTTGAAATTCAGAAAAATACCTTTAGCTTGGTTGTTATTAACCAGGCAACCATTAAGGCTCGCAGTTGCCATAGCAGGGATAAGTTTTGCAGGGATTTTGATGTTTATGCAATTAGGTTTCAGAGATGGTTTATTTGATACGAGCGTAACTATTCATAAACTACTAGATGCTGATCTTGTTTTGATAAGTCCCAGATCAAAAAGTTCTATAAGCATGAGTGGTTTCCCAAAAAGAAGGTTGATTCAAACCCTTGCAGTAAATGATGTTGAAAAAACTGCTCCCGTTAATCTAAATTATCTACTTTGGAGAAATCCCGAAAATCTTAAAACTAGATCGATATTAGCGTTAGGATTTAATCCCTCTGATTCACTTCTTTTAGATGATGGATTCTCCAAAAATGCTTATAAATTAAGAAATCCATCTAGAGTCCTTTTTGACAAACTTTCTAGACCTGAATTTGGACCAATTGAAGAATGGTTTTTATCAGAAAAAAAAGTTGAGACTGAGGTTGCTGGGAAACGGGTAATTGTTGAAGGTCTTGTGGAGTTGGGACCATCTTTTGGCGCAGACGGTAATTTAATAACTAGCAGAGAAACCTTTTTAAGACTTTTTCCTGCAAATCCACCTGGAAGTATAGAAATTGGTTTGGTAAAGCTAAAAAAAGGATCTAATCCTGAATTGATTTCAAGAATTTTAAATAACTCTCTACCAAACGATGTTCGAGTTCTTACAAAAAATCAATTTATAGAATTTGAGAAGAATTACTGGAAAAATAGTACTGCAATAGGTTTTATTTTTAGTTTGGGAGCATTGATGGGTTTCGTTGTAGGGTGCGTGGTCGTTTATCAAATTCTTTATAGTGACGTTACAGATCACCTTCCAGAGTACGCTACTTTATTGGCAATGGGGTATAGACTTAAGTCCCTTTTCTTTGTTGTAGCTAGAGAAGGGTTTTTGTTAGCATTGTTTGGTTATTTGCCTGCTTATTTTTCCGGTCAAATACTTTACTCAGTCATAAGAAGTTCTACTAAACTCCCAATCATAATGGATGCAGAGAAAACGATCTTAATTTTTGTATTGGTTTTGGCAATGTGTATGGGTTCCGCTGCTGTTGCGATGCGTAAATTGGTTGATGCCGATCCTGCCGAAATTTTTTAATGACTTAAATATAAATGTCTAAAGCTTTTGAATCAAAAAATAATGTTAAAAACTTTAAAACAGTCTCAATTAATAATTTGAGTCACTTTTATGGAGAAAATGAAAATAAAAAACAAGTTCTTAATGACGTTAATTTAAATATTGATAATGGAGAATTAGTTCTTTTAAAAGGTCCTTCTGGATGTGGTAAAACAACTCTTTTAACCTTAATTGGTGCACTGAGAACCTGTCAAAGTGGCGATTTAACTGTATTAGATAACCAGTTAAATGGAGCATCAAGGAAAACGCGTCAGATTCTTAGAAGAAGTATTGGCATGATTTTTCAAGGACACAATCTTCTGAGATGTTTGACAGCAGAACAAAATGTTCAGATGGGGGCAGATTTAATAAAAGGTTTAACATATTTGCAAAGACGTGAAATCGCACGAAATTGGTTGTCAGCAGTAGGATTAGAAGACCATCATAAAAAGTTGCCAAATGACTTATCTGGTGGGCAGAAACAAAGAGTAGCAATTGCTCGAGCTTTATCTGCCAACCCAAAACTTTTACTAGCTGATGAGCCTACTTCTGCTTTAGATAGCGTCACAGGAAGAGAAATAGTAACCCTTTTAAGAAAACTAGCAAAAGAACAAAACTGTTCTGTACTCATGGTGACTCATGATCCAAGAATTTCTGATATGGCGGATAGGATATTAAACATGGAAGATGGTAAAATATTTAGTGCTCATAGTGAGCTAATATAATTAAAAGTAAAAATTTCATGTCAAAGAGAAGGAATTTAAAAAAAGAAAAGCAAGAACGTAATCGAGCATATGCTAGAAAGTTCAAAAAAAGAAAATTAAGAACTGATGGAAGACCCGACGGTGGAAACGTTACAGGTACAGCAAATAATGGCGGGGCAGCTGATTAAGAAATATTTTTTACTTTTATCTCCTTGGAGTTCAATATATTATGAATATTTAAAGCGTGATCATGAATGTAAGTATTGTAATACCGACTTACAATAGAAAACCTATATTAGCGAAATGTCTCATTGCGCTTGAGAATCAAAAATTAAATACAAATATCAGTAATTATGAAGTAATAGTTGTTGATGATGGATCCACGGATGGAACAAGCTCATGGATAAATAACAACAAAAATAATCTCCCACATGTGGTTCTATTTCAACAAGAACATGGAGGACCTGCACTAGGAAGAAATCTTGGTGTAATTAAATCAAAATATGAAATTATTATATTCATTGATAGTGATCTAATAGTTTTAGATGATTTTATAAATTGCCACGTAGAAAAATTACTTGCCTCTTGGAGAAAAAATGAAAAAAAATGTTTTACTTATGGCTCGGTTGTCAATACATCTAATTTTTTAAATCCTCAGAGTGAAAAACATAAAATAATAGATACTTCTTTTGCTTACTTCGCGACTGGAAATGTTGCGATATCAAAAGAATTGATTTTAAGCGTTGGCTTATTTGATACATCTTTTAGTCTTTACGGTTGGGAGGATTTAGAACTTGGAGAAAGATTAAAAAAAATTGGGACAAAATTAATTAAATGTCCAAACGCAGTAGGTTTTCATTGGCATCCACCATTTAAATGCGAACAAATAGAATCATTAGTAGCTCAAGAAAAAGAAAGGGCCAAAATGGCTTTAGTGTTTTACAAGAAACATCCAAATTTGAGGGTAAGATTTATGATTCAATTAACGCCTCTTCATAATTTACTTTGGCAAATTCTTTGCTTAGGTGGATTAATAAGTGTTGATAGAATTCTCCCTTTATTAAAATTTTTAGTAGATATAAAAAGAAATAGACTTGCACTTGAGATACTCAGGATCCCTTTAAATATGATTTACATAAAACAGTTAACCAAATCAAGTTAAAAACTTTTAGAAATACACATCACTTGCTAGAATTATCAAAACTTAATCCACACATCTGACAGTTTCGGGTGATTTATTAATATAAATTCCCCGTCAGATGGAGGCCAACCCGAAACCCCTTTTTAAATTATGGCTGTTGTATCACTATCTGAAATGATGGAAGCTGGTGCTCATTTTGGGCATCAAACTAGACGTTGGAATCCCAAGATGTCTAAGTATATATATTGCGCGAGAAATGGAGTTCATATTATTGATCTCGTAAAAACGGCATTGTGTATGAACAATGCGTATAAATGGACCAGAAACGCTGCAAAAAGTGGTAAACGTTTCCTATTTGTCGGCACAAAAAAACAAGCATCAGATGTAGTGGCTCAGGAAGCTACTAGATGTGGGGCTGCATATGTAAATCAAAGATGGCTTGGAGGGATGTTGACTAATTGGACCACAATGAAAGCTAGGATTGAAAGATTAAAGGATCTTGAAAGAATGGAAAGTAGTGGCTCAATAGCAATGAGGCCTAAAAAAGAAGCTGCAGTTTTAAGGAGAGAACTTGAAAGACTACAAAAATACTTGGGCGGACTCAAGGGTATGAGAAGATTACCAGACGTAGTTGTTTTGGTTGATCAGAGAAGAGAATCTAATGCAGTACTTGAAGCTAGGAAATTAGATATCTCACTAGTATCAATGCTGGATACAAACTGTGATCCTGACTTGTGTGAAGTCCCAATTCCATGTAACGATGATGCAGTTAGATCTGTGCAACTTATTTTAGGAAGACTTGCAGATGCTATAAATGAGGGCAGAAAAGGTTCTAATTCTGAAAGAAAAAATTAAATTTCAATTTAAAATTCACTAATTACTATTTTTTATTAATTCAAATGGGAAACATTACAGCAAAACTTGTAAAAGATCTTAGAGATAAGACTGGCGCGGGAATGATGGATTGCAAAAAAGCACTTAATGAAACTGACGGAAATGTCGATAAAGCTTTGGAATGGTTAAGAAAGAAAGGCATTGCTAGTGCTGAAAAGAAATCAGGAAGAGTTGCGGCTGAAGGCTCAATTGGTAGTTATATTCATACTGGATCAAGAGTTGGAGTTCTACTAGAGTTGAATTGTGAAACAGATTTCGTCGCTAGAGGTGATATATTTCAATCGCTGTTGAAGGATGTTTCAATGCAGGTAGCAGCCTGTCCAAATGTTGAGTATGTTTCAGTTGATGAAATACCAAAAGATGTTGTAGAGAAAGAAAAGCAGATTGAAATGGGGAGAGATGATTTATCAGGAAAACCAGAACAAATTAAAGAAAAAATAGTTGAAGGGAGAATAGCGAAAAGACTTAATGAGCTGGTTTTGCTTTCACAACCTTATATTAAAGATAGTTCTCTTACTGTTGAGGATCTCGTTAAACAAGCAGCTGCAAAAATTGGGGAAAATATCAAAGTAAGACGTTTTACAAGGTATACGTTAGGTGAAGGTATTGAAAAAAATCAGATGGACTTCGCTGAAGAGGTTGCATCAATGCAATCAAACTAGTTTAATAATTTGAATAATTTCAATAATTACTTAAATATTGATGAAATTAATTCTCAATTAGAGAGAGCAGACATAAAAAAAAGAAAATTAATTCGCAATATCCATAGAGAATATGAATTATATTTTAATCTCGTTAGAGATCTTCTTTATGTTTCGATAGAAAAAGGGCTTAACGAAATATATAATTATCCAACAATTAATAATAATTCCTTAAATGAAAATGAATTTTTTTGCTTCTTTGAAAAAAAAATAAGTAAATTAATCTGTAATTATCTGCCTTTTTTAACAGTAGAACAATTAAAAATATGTGAAATTGAGAAAAACAAAAATAAGGAATTTGATTTTAAGACCTTAGAAAGATCCTTAAAAACAAAGATTGATCAAAAATCAAAATTTCATTATGAAGATGGTTTTCAATTAGAAGAGCCTATTAAGTTCCAGATTAATAAAGATATTTCTAATACTTCTGGATATTATCAAGCTGATAATTTTGAGGAATTAGTATTACTTGATTTAGATAATAATTATCAAAATAA carries:
- a CDS encoding phycocyanobilin:ferredoxin oxidoreductase is translated as MLSESLTKTKLTDPLILDLLRNIREHRSMLENLKSIKVDPNLTNIISNEIGREFYIENEFHKANGFRKLHIEVAEFSKSLKILHCVFFPDPKFDIPIFGMDLVKINDIVSAAIVDLSPVSQNQGSKYDKFLSEVDKSSFTSLREIPNWGEIFSKNVFFASLKSNSEKNDFCRVVDQYLDILIKLNKEAKPDYEKEIIQERINYQRNYCLQQMKNEKTSMVLLKYFDAKWVDNYIKSVLFDF
- a CDS encoding HlyD family efflux transporter periplasmic adaptor subunit, whose protein sequence is MKLKTFKNLLIYLLLFTPLSLGIISCSSNSKSSSKLNQEINEDFVPPITAVAALGQLSPLGEIRQLEAPISQFGSSPRIVEILVNEGDFVKKGDVLAIFENRKKLISDLERNENLINIIDDEITLKKDQIQRYELALSKDAYSFVQFSQRKDELLKLQKQKINLIGDQKIIKIDLFNSKLRSPIDGFILGINTRVGERPKNDGILDIGSSQKMQALIEVYESDIDRVFISQNVELSSENGGFQKNLKGKVIRISPQVKQRKVLSTDPTGDADARIIEVLVKLDQDSIDIVKNFAGMKVIAKFIP
- a CDS encoding glycosyltransferase family 2 protein translates to MNVSIVIPTYNRKPILAKCLIALENQKLNTNISNYEVIVVDDGSTDGTSSWINNNKNNLPHVVLFQQEHGGPALGRNLGVIKSKYEIIIFIDSDLIVLDDFINCHVEKLLASWRKNEKKCFTYGSVVNTSNFLNPQSEKHKIIDTSFAYFATGNVAISKELILSVGLFDTSFSLYGWEDLELGERLKKIGTKLIKCPNAVGFHWHPPFKCEQIESLVAQEKERAKMALVFYKKHPNLRVRFMIQLTPLHNLLWQILCLGGLISVDRILPLLKFLVDIKRNRLALEILRIPLNMIYIKQLTKSS
- the tsf gene encoding translation elongation factor Ts, which codes for MGNITAKLVKDLRDKTGAGMMDCKKALNETDGNVDKALEWLRKKGIASAEKKSGRVAAEGSIGSYIHTGSRVGVLLELNCETDFVARGDIFQSLLKDVSMQVAACPNVEYVSVDEIPKDVVEKEKQIEMGRDDLSGKPEQIKEKIVEGRIAKRLNELVLLSQPYIKDSSLTVEDLVKQAAAKIGENIKVRRFTRYTLGEGIEKNQMDFAEEVASMQSN
- the devC gene encoding ABC transporter permease DevC, which encodes MSFSFLKFRKIPLAWLLLTRQPLRLAVAIAGISFAGILMFMQLGFRDGLFDTSVTIHKLLDADLVLISPRSKSSISMSGFPKRRLIQTLAVNDVEKTAPVNLNYLLWRNPENLKTRSILALGFNPSDSLLLDDGFSKNAYKLRNPSRVLFDKLSRPEFGPIEEWFLSEKKVETEVAGKRVIVEGLVELGPSFGADGNLITSRETFLRLFPANPPGSIEIGLVKLKKGSNPELISRILNNSLPNDVRVLTKNQFIEFEKNYWKNSTAIGFIFSLGALMGFVVGCVVVYQILYSDVTDHLPEYATLLAMGYRLKSLFFVVAREGFLLALFGYLPAYFSGQILYSVIRSSTKLPIIMDAEKTILIFVLVLAMCMGSAAVAMRKLVDADPAEIF
- the rpsB gene encoding 30S ribosomal protein S2, which gives rise to MAVVSLSEMMEAGAHFGHQTRRWNPKMSKYIYCARNGVHIIDLVKTALCMNNAYKWTRNAAKSGKRFLFVGTKKQASDVVAQEATRCGAAYVNQRWLGGMLTNWTTMKARIERLKDLERMESSGSIAMRPKKEAAVLRRELERLQKYLGGLKGMRRLPDVVVLVDQRRESNAVLEARKLDISLVSMLDTNCDPDLCEVPIPCNDDAVRSVQLILGRLADAINEGRKGSNSERKN
- a CDS encoding DevA family ABC transporter ATP-binding protein, coding for MSKAFESKNNVKNFKTVSINNLSHFYGENENKKQVLNDVNLNIDNGELVLLKGPSGCGKTTLLTLIGALRTCQSGDLTVLDNQLNGASRKTRQILRRSIGMIFQGHNLLRCLTAEQNVQMGADLIKGLTYLQRREIARNWLSAVGLEDHHKKLPNDLSGGQKQRVAIARALSANPKLLLADEPTSALDSVTGREIVTLLRKLAKEQNCSVLMVTHDPRISDMADRILNMEDGKIFSAHSELI